Proteins from one Patescibacteria group bacterium genomic window:
- a CDS encoding flippase produces MSIANKIFQNTLWQVIIRALNIFIGVLSLALITRILGQAGFGYYTTAFAFVQMFMILVDLGLYLTLLREISAAKERKDENRIVNNIFTIRIVSAVLVLILIPLVVQFFPYTKEVKIGVTIFMFCYFFQSIISTLTAVFSKNLAMPKVAITDLVNKTLYALALIYLFKTSGNLNQILFFNVITQGTAFILLLVFLKKYVSLQLAWDFVYWKQVFHRTWPLAITVVLNLVYFKADTLILSAYHSPEDVAIYGAPYRVLEVLSTFPHMFMSLILPIFTAAWVTQNKEKLKNSLQHSFDFFSIISVAMIFVTWLISSPLMTLLAGQEFVKSGPILNILIIATAAIFFGTLFTYLVVALNLQKQMVKYFLITAGIGILGYFTLIPRFSYWGAAYMTLLVEILIVVFAFVVVKKNVSLNLNFKVLIKSIIAAVIASFVASLLEDKNIILVTILAGLIYILVLFFTKAINQSLIKEIFNKK; encoded by the coding sequence ATGTCGATTGCTAATAAGATTTTTCAAAATACCCTGTGGCAGGTTATTATCAGGGCTTTAAATATTTTTATAGGTGTTTTGTCCTTGGCACTTATCACTAGGATATTGGGTCAAGCTGGTTTTGGATATTATACCACTGCTTTTGCTTTTGTTCAGATGTTTATGATTTTGGTGGATCTGGGACTCTACCTTACTTTGCTCAGGGAAATTTCGGCAGCCAAAGAACGTAAAGATGAGAATAGAATTGTAAATAATATTTTTACTATCAGAATAGTTTCGGCTGTTCTGGTTTTGATTTTGATACCCTTGGTTGTTCAATTTTTCCCTTATACTAAAGAAGTAAAAATAGGTGTAACTATTTTTATGTTTTGTTATTTTTTCCAAAGTATAATTTCTACTTTGACCGCGGTTTTTTCCAAAAATTTGGCTATGCCAAAAGTAGCTATTACAGATTTGGTCAATAAAACACTATACGCTTTAGCCTTGATTTATCTTTTTAAAACTTCCGGCAACCTCAATCAAATATTATTTTTTAATGTGATTACACAAGGCACGGCTTTTATTTTACTTTTGGTATTTTTGAAAAAATATGTGAGTCTACAACTGGCTTGGGATTTTGTATATTGGAAGCAGGTATTTCATCGTACTTGGCCACTAGCTATTACAGTGGTATTGAATTTGGTTTATTTCAAGGCTGATACTTTAATTTTATCAGCTTATCACAGCCCAGAAGATGTAGCTATATATGGAGCGCCTTATAGAGTTTTGGAAGTTTTATCTACTTTTCCCCATATGTTTATGAGTCTTATATTGCCCATTTTTACAGCCGCTTGGGTGACTCAGAATAAAGAAAAATTAAAAAATAGTCTACAACATAGTTTTGATTTTTTTAGTATTATTAGTGTGGCTATGATTTTTGTCACCTGGCTTATTAGCAGCCCATTGATGACTCTGTTGGCGGGGCAAGAATTTGTCAAATCTGGGCCAATATTAAATATTTTGATAATAGCGACAGCTGCTATATTTTTTGGAACATTATTTACTTATTTAGTAGTAGCTCTTAATTTGCAAAAGCAGATGGTCAAATATTTTTTGATTACAGCTGGCATAGGAATTTTGGGTTATTTTACCCTTATCCCCCGTTTTTCTTATTGGGGAGCAGCGTATATGACTTTGTTGGTGGAGATTTTGATAGTCGTCTTTGCTTTTGTGGTAGTAAAAAAGAATGTTTCGCTTAATTTAAATTTCAAAGTATTAATAAAAAGTATCATAGCAGCAGTCATTGCTTCTTTTGTAGCTAGCTTGCTAGAGGATAAAAATATTATACTAGTGACAATCCTTGCCGGTTTAATTTATATCTTGGTTTTATTTTTTACTAAAGCAATCAATCAGTCGCTTATTAAAGAAATATTTAATAAAAAATAA
- a CDS encoding pilin, translated as MKKFLISLLAFFPAVASASDDQWGINDFTSTNIALGSKPLRDTIGGVVNIVLGFLGILATLIILLGGFKWMTSQGNTEKVDEAKKLIGAGIVGLVIILTAYAISRFVLQSLYNETI; from the coding sequence ATGAAAAAATTCTTGATTTCTTTACTAGCATTTTTCCCAGCAGTGGCATCAGCTTCAGATGATCAATGGGGTATTAATGATTTTACCTCTACCAATATTGCTTTGGGTTCAAAACCCTTAAGAGATACTATTGGTGGAGTAGTAAATATTGTGCTAGGTTTTTTGGGCATTTTAGCTACTTTGATTATTTTGTTGGGTGGATTCAAATGGATGACTTCTCAGGGTAATACTGAAAAAGTTGACGAAGCTAAAAAGCTTATCGGTGCGGGTATTGTCGGTTTGGTTATAATTTTGACCGCTTATGCGATATCTAGATTCGTATTGCAGTCACTTTATAATGAGACCATATAA
- the recA gene encoding recombinase RecA — translation MAKKEKEGLDQATKNAIDQIRSRFGEGSIMNLGEAKAMNVEAVSTGCLSLDIALGVGGVPRGRIIEIYGPEASGKTTLAQHVVAEVQRLGGVAAFVDAEHALDPDYAKKIGVDIDKLLISQPDTGEQALEIVETLVRSGGIDVIVIDSVAALVPKAEIEGEMGDSHMGLQARLMSQALRKLAGIVHKSKTIVIFINQIRMKIGVFFGNPETTTGGNALKFYSSLRIEVRRSAQIKQGEKIIGNQVKAKVVKNKVAAPFKSTVFDIMYNEGISVAGDVLDTALAFGIISKSGNSYTYGEEKLGVGRENAKSYLRANPKLIKEIKDKVWKEYRSSEQ, via the coding sequence ATGGCTAAAAAAGAAAAAGAAGGCCTAGATCAAGCTACTAAAAACGCTATTGATCAAATAAGATCGCGTTTTGGTGAGGGCTCCATAATGAATTTAGGAGAGGCCAAAGCTATGAATGTAGAGGCGGTTAGCACGGGCTGTTTGTCTTTGGACATTGCTTTGGGAGTTGGTGGAGTGCCGCGCGGCAGGATTATTGAAATTTATGGTCCTGAAGCATCAGGCAAAACCACTTTGGCTCAGCATGTGGTAGCTGAGGTACAAAGATTGGGAGGCGTAGCGGCTTTTGTTGATGCTGAGCACGCTTTGGATCCTGATTATGCCAAAAAAATAGGCGTTGATATTGATAAGTTACTCATTTCTCAGCCAGACACTGGTGAACAGGCTTTGGAAATTGTAGAAACACTAGTTCGCTCGGGTGGTATAGATGTGATAGTTATTGACTCAGTAGCTGCCTTAGTCCCAAAAGCTGAAATAGAGGGAGAAATGGGTGATAGTCATATGGGACTGCAGGCCAGATTGATGAGCCAGGCTTTGAGAAAATTGGCTGGTATTGTGCACAAGAGCAAAACCATTGTCATTTTTATCAATCAAATAAGAATGAAGATTGGTGTATTTTTCGGCAATCCCGAAACTACTACTGGCGGTAATGCTCTAAAATTTTATTCATCTCTTAGGATTGAGGTGCGTCGCAGTGCCCAAATAAAACAGGGTGAGAAGATAATTGGTAACCAAGTCAAGGCCAAAGTAGTAAAAAATAAAGTAGCGGCCCCATTTAAGAGTACAGTTTTTGATATTATGTATAATGAAGGAATATCGGTAGCTGGAGATGTTTTGGATACGGCCTTAGCTTTTGGTATTATTTCAAAATCAGGCAATTCTTATACATATGGAGAAGAAAAATTGGGCGTAGGGCGTGAAAATGCTAAATCGTATTTGAGGGCAAACCCAAAACTTATAAAGGAGATAAAAGATAAGGTTTGGAAAGAATACCGCTCCTCAGAACAATAA
- a CDS encoding pilin has translation MKSIKNTIFLLVALLPLAVSASDYAAQTGLEEAANASNLIKGVSPQQMIARIINALLSLLGMLFTVLIIWGGFKWMTSQGNSQQVDEAKSIIKNSVIGLVIVVMAYAIASFVLRALADNAGTGTGGGEATG, from the coding sequence ATGAAATCTATAAAAAATACAATTTTCTTATTAGTTGCATTACTGCCTTTGGCAGTATCAGCTTCTGATTATGCCGCTCAAACCGGATTGGAAGAAGCGGCTAATGCCAGCAATCTTATAAAAGGTGTCAGCCCTCAACAAATGATAGCCAGAATTATAAACGCGTTACTTTCTCTTTTGGGCATGCTTTTTACGGTTTTGATTATTTGGGGAGGATTTAAGTGGATGACTTCCCAAGGAAACTCCCAACAAGTTGATGAAGCTAAAAGCATTATAAAAAACTCAGTGATTGGTCTAGTAATAGTTGTCATGGCTTATGCAATTGCCAGTTTTGTTTTGAGAGCTCTAGCTGATAATGCTGGTACTGGTACCGGTGGTGGTGAAGCTACTGGTTAG
- a CDS encoding UTP--glucose-1-phosphate uridylyltransferase: protein MKKNQKIRKAVVAVAGSGTRLLPATKTMPKEMLPIVDKPVIQLVVEELVAAGIEDIILVTKWDKKPLEDHFDHSWALENELAKAGKKDKLAAVKKISEMANFVYIRQKGPYGNGTPVLSAASLVDDEPFMYVWGDDLVKSKIPFAKQMVDDYNKTGHLMIGVQEVPRDQVDRYGIVSLKNTKTMQLNDIIEKPSIKDAPSNLADFGRMILNQDIVDVLQKTRLGKGNELWIVDAIRNYIKSGGKFYAKEIKDGEWLTTGDPLNLLRATLEYAMERKELREFLKDYFKKVK from the coding sequence ATGAAAAAAAATCAAAAAATCCGAAAAGCTGTAGTTGCTGTAGCTGGATCAGGTACTAGGCTTTTGCCGGCTACCAAAACCATGCCCAAGGAAATGTTGCCAATAGTAGATAAGCCGGTTATTCAGCTAGTAGTTGAAGAATTGGTGGCAGCTGGCATAGAGGACATTATACTTGTGACCAAGTGGGACAAAAAACCTCTTGAGGATCATTTTGATCATTCTTGGGCTCTAGAAAATGAACTGGCCAAAGCCGGAAAAAAAGATAAGCTAGCGGCAGTTAAAAAAATCTCAGAAATGGCCAATTTTGTTTATATAAGACAAAAAGGGCCATATGGTAATGGCACACCAGTTCTTTCGGCAGCTAGCTTGGTTGATGATGAGCCTTTTATGTACGTCTGGGGTGATGATTTAGTAAAATCAAAAATACCTTTTGCCAAGCAAATGGTAGATGATTACAACAAAACCGGACATTTGATGATTGGGGTTCAAGAAGTGCCGCGTGATCAGGTGGATAGATATGGTATTGTCAGTTTGAAAAACACAAAGACAATGCAGCTAAATGACATTATAGAAAAACCATCTATCAAAGATGCTCCTTCTAATCTGGCTGATTTTGGTCGTATGATTTTGAATCAGGACATAGTCGATGTTTTACAAAAAACACGATTGGGAAAAGGCAACGAACTATGGATAGTTGATGCTATCAGAAATTATATAAAATCCGGCGGAAAGTTTTATGCCAAAGAAATAAAAGATGGAGAGTGGCTGACTACTGGGGATCCTTTGAATTTATTGCGCGCCACACTGGAGTACGCCATGGAAAGAAAAGAGCTCAGAGAATTTTTGAAAGATTATTTTAAAAAAGTAAAATGA
- a CDS encoding pilin — protein sequence MKKIVLFSLLLLPLSAKAAVEVPNPLSADSIPELAGQMIRGLLGISGALALFFLVWGGILWMTSSGNSERVKKGKDSIVWAILGLVVIFLSYIVINFVFDILRGTT from the coding sequence ATGAAAAAAATAGTTTTATTTTCGTTGTTACTATTACCACTATCAGCTAAAGCAGCAGTAGAAGTACCAAATCCATTAAGTGCTGACAGTATTCCAGAATTAGCTGGACAAATGATCAGAGGCCTACTTGGTATATCGGGTGCTTTGGCTTTATTTTTTCTAGTCTGGGGTGGCATTTTGTGGATGACTTCATCTGGTAACTCTGAGAGAGTAAAAAAAGGCAAGGATAGTATTGTTTGGGCCATATTAGGTTTGGTAGTAATATTTTTAAGTTATATTGTCATAAACTTTGTGTTTGACATTTTACGGGGCACTACTTAA
- a CDS encoding pilin, whose amino-acid sequence MIKFFVSLIFLTSPLIARAGFLDGLGCIEYGNCGLEDIATGFLLLIKLMLGAMGAVALVYFVYGGVQWLISSGNAERVKKGKDIMTNTIFAIIVAFGGYLILDFFVNQVLNVKEPYRITTISCQGKGPGSPCGEPGSLMVCSGTFSQAELVVYNEICISQCVYAGLKNNYKTACLPENYNPQDYNGAYAVSGCTSCCPGEQVCATDGSKIY is encoded by the coding sequence ATGATAAAATTTTTTGTTAGCTTAATTTTTTTAACTAGTCCTCTAATAGCCAGGGCGGGATTTTTGGATGGATTAGGATGTATAGAATATGGAAATTGTGGCCTTGAAGATATTGCTACAGGTTTTCTTTTGTTGATCAAGTTGATGTTGGGGGCTATGGGAGCGGTAGCTTTGGTCTATTTTGTTTATGGAGGTGTTCAATGGTTGATATCATCCGGTAATGCTGAGAGAGTAAAAAAAGGCAAAGATATAATGACAAACACTATTTTTGCTATTATTGTTGCTTTTGGCGGCTATCTAATTTTGGATTTTTTTGTTAATCAGGTTTTAAATGTTAAAGAACCATATCGTATCACTACAATTTCTTGCCAAGGAAAGGGGCCTGGATCTCCATGTGGAGAGCCAGGGAGTTTAATGGTGTGCTCGGGGACGTTTTCGCAAGCAGAGTTAGTAGTTTATAATGAAATTTGTATATCACAATGTGTTTATGCTGGTCTAAAAAATAATTATAAAACAGCTTGTTTGCCAGAAAATTATAATCCGCAAGATTATAATGGTGCTTATGCTGTCTCTGGTTGTACGTCATGCTGTCCAGGTGAACAGGTTTGTGCTACCGATGGTTCTAAAATATACTAA
- a CDS encoding O-antigen ligase family protein, whose translation MSIDLLLNFIFTASLLVFIFTAYKKTIWAIAAIITLLPSYLWRFNILGMPTTFLELMIVLLFIIWLIKEKRYKKINFFLKRKSENQVPYKLRLLLSVWILASVLAWLVNPTYSALGLWRAYFLEPIMFFLVFIYTVKDKEDIKIIINGLGLLLAWLFVVAMYQNFTDWNYIAAYNFPHAKRLTAVFSYPNALALISAPISIFFLSLWLMIKNKGRNWHYLLLGILGVSLSYFAVSEGAMLAMLAAIFIWLILAKKTRKWGILLACLALSVIILFLPNSFYQLFSPGKGLDISSLEIRSWQWRETLAMLKDNFVLGSGLNGYQVAMNNYHRIDWIEIYLYPHNIFLNFWTEMGLLGLFGFLGLLAYIYYILKKILADKNIFAWPLILAWLTWFIHGLVDVPYFKNDLSILFFILLAFSLFVYKNKKDGGFEKIF comes from the coding sequence ATGAGCATTGATTTGCTACTAAATTTTATTTTCACTGCTTCGCTTTTGGTTTTTATTTTCACTGCTTATAAAAAAACTATCTGGGCAATAGCAGCAATAATAACTCTTTTACCTAGTTATTTGTGGCGCTTCAATATTTTGGGAATGCCAACTACTTTTTTGGAATTAATGATTGTTTTGTTATTTATAATTTGGTTGATAAAAGAGAAAAGATATAAAAAGATAAATTTTTTCTTAAAAAGGAAATCCGAAAATCAGGTTCCTTATAAACTTAGGCTACTTTTATCTGTTTGGATTTTAGCTAGCGTCTTAGCTTGGTTGGTAAATCCTACGTATAGTGCTCTTGGACTCTGGCGGGCATATTTTTTGGAGCCAATTATGTTTTTTTTGGTTTTTATCTATACTGTCAAGGATAAAGAAGATATAAAAATTATTATAAATGGGCTAGGCTTACTATTGGCTTGGTTGTTTGTAGTGGCTATGTATCAAAATTTTACAGACTGGAACTATATTGCCGCATATAATTTCCCACACGCAAAAAGACTGACCGCCGTTTTTTCTTATCCTAATGCCTTAGCACTTATTAGCGCTCCTATCTCAATATTCTTCTTATCTCTCTGGCTAATGATAAAAAATAAGGGGCGCAATTGGCATTATTTATTGTTGGGAATTTTGGGAGTTAGTTTATCTTATTTTGCGGTCAGCGAGGGGGCAATGCTGGCTATGCTAGCAGCTATATTTATATGGCTTATATTAGCCAAAAAAACAAGAAAATGGGGTATCTTACTAGCTTGTCTAGCTCTATCAGTAATTATATTATTTTTACCAAATAGTTTTTATCAACTTTTTTCACCAGGTAAAGGACTGGACATTAGCTCATTGGAAATCAGGAGCTGGCAATGGCGAGAGACTCTAGCTATGCTAAAAGATAATTTTGTTTTAGGTAGTGGTCTAAATGGCTATCAAGTGGCTATGAATAATTATCACCGTATAGATTGGATAGAAATATATCTTTATCCTCATAATATATTTTTAAATTTTTGGACAGAAATGGGCCTCCTTGGTTTATTTGGATTTTTAGGATTGTTGGCTTATATATATTATATTTTAAAAAAGATTTTGGCTGATAAAAATATTTTTGCTTGGCCGCTAATCTTGGCCTGGCTTACTTGGTTCATACACGGTTTGGTAGATGTACCCTATTTTAAAAATGATTTAAGCATCTTATTTTTTATACTATTAGCTTTTAGTTTATTTGTTTATAAAAATAAAAAAGATGGCGGATTTGAAAAAATATTTTAG
- a CDS encoding YebC/PmpR family DNA-binding transcriptional regulator, producing MSGHSKWATTKRAKETKDAKRSNLFTKLSKNISVAARAGADPDSNFKLRMAIDKAKAYSMPKENIERAVKKGSGDGEGAQIESLLYEGFGPGGVALIIEVLTDNKNRTVSNIKHILSKHGGNLGSSGSVQWMFEIKGEIILDKEKLSEEEELKVIEAGAEDIVVEDKVKVICPIDDLENVKNKLQTNFFTIQSSDMVYLAKEKIDPEDDEKLIKLFDDLDDDDDVNNIYTNASI from the coding sequence ATGAGTGGACACAGCAAGTGGGCGACAACTAAGAGAGCTAAGGAGACTAAGGATGCCAAAAGGAGTAATCTTTTTACTAAGCTTTCCAAAAATATTAGCGTAGCGGCTAGAGCTGGTGCTGACCCAGACAGCAATTTTAAGCTAAGGATGGCCATTGATAAGGCCAAGGCTTATTCTATGCCAAAAGAAAATATAGAAAGAGCGGTCAAAAAAGGCAGCGGTGATGGTGAGGGTGCCCAGATTGAGAGTTTGTTGTATGAAGGTTTTGGACCAGGAGGAGTAGCCTTGATAATAGAAGTATTAACTGACAATAAAAATAGGACTGTATCAAATATAAAGCACATTTTATCCAAACACGGAGGTAATTTGGGTAGCAGTGGTAGTGTCCAATGGATGTTTGAGATAAAAGGGGAAATAATTTTGGATAAAGAAAAGTTGAGCGAGGAAGAAGAACTCAAGGTGATAGAAGCTGGTGCAGAAGATATTGTGGTAGAGGATAAAGTAAAGGTTATTTGTCCCATTGATGATTTGGAAAATGTCAAAAATAAACTCCAGACGAATTTTTTTACAATACAGTCGTCAGACATGGTATATCTAGCCAAAGAAAAAATAGACCCAGAAGACGATGAAAAACTCATCAAGTTATTTGATGATTTAGACGATGATGATGATGTAAACAATATTTATACTAACGCAAGTATCTAA
- a CDS encoding DUF2079 domain-containing protein, translating into MYKVLKRYIDSKAAIFLTGFIILYILLFSFLSLKKYYNFAYNVFDLAIFNQVFFNTLQGRWFDLTINLNNYLADHFALAIIFLIPFYAIHPGPEILLVIQSFILALCAWPIYLIAELAIGKKHLALFISLLWLINPFVHNANLFEFHMLPLAIFFIFFAFYFYYKKFFGLFILFMILSLLVREDIALMLLGFLPLAILDKRSLKWKMAAFFVPILYFILAMLAIGHIADGQGYKFVVYYSWIIEAWKNPWTWLLEVFAHIFTIQNIGSIFVLLITLFFIPILKPKYFWLAFVPLIQFVLAAQGFNSIVYSLHYVLVFLPAIFIAFIFSVRLLLEKKIFLASNFIYKNKDIFVGMFLVAVVYFSIFLSPVKDVLAANFDKNINNVRYDMLKTVGRDSSVIASLNLLPQLSQRQVVYPFSYAYIGRSQFYINSFDWPLVDYIILDYGESIDILQDSKWLLAKDKVEINLPEPFRKKLENYNLVEVKANILLWQKRDINPQLENKILYQTGQKSSKTQGQLVFKKSEFIQDKGKKLALTFKPTNLNKQYYIIRFYTDDDSYDLPIDYGLFPDSQWQDREMIFFYYLEDRIKSFQIFAFDGVSVLDKKRSSFFDMKTEALSKIIYLDL; encoded by the coding sequence ATGTATAAAGTTTTAAAAAGATATATTGATAGCAAAGCAGCTATTTTTTTGACTGGTTTTATTATTTTATATATTTTATTATTCTCTTTTTTGAGTTTAAAAAAATATTATAATTTTGCTTATAATGTTTTTGATTTGGCGATTTTTAACCAAGTATTTTTTAATACCTTACAGGGGCGTTGGTTTGATCTGACTATCAATCTAAACAATTACTTGGCAGATCATTTTGCTTTGGCTATTATTTTTTTAATTCCTTTTTATGCCATACACCCCGGTCCGGAAATATTACTGGTCATTCAGAGTTTTATTCTTGCCCTTTGCGCCTGGCCAATTTATTTGATTGCCGAATTGGCTATAGGAAAGAAACATTTAGCTTTATTTATATCTTTGCTTTGGCTCATCAATCCTTTTGTCCATAATGCTAATCTTTTTGAATTTCATATGTTGCCTTTGGCAATATTTTTTATATTTTTTGCTTTTTATTTTTATTATAAGAAATTTTTTGGGCTGTTTATATTGTTTATGATTTTATCTTTATTAGTAAGAGAAGATATTGCCTTGATGCTTTTGGGATTTTTGCCTTTGGCTATTTTAGATAAGCGTAGTCTCAAGTGGAAAATGGCTGCATTTTTTGTACCAATTTTATATTTTATTTTAGCAATGTTGGCTATTGGTCATATAGCCGATGGCCAAGGGTATAAGTTTGTAGTTTATTATAGTTGGATAATAGAAGCCTGGAAAAATCCCTGGACCTGGCTGCTAGAAGTTTTTGCTCATATTTTTACTATACAAAATATAGGAAGCATTTTCGTTTTATTGATAACCTTATTTTTTATTCCAATTTTAAAACCAAAATATTTTTGGTTGGCTTTTGTGCCTCTGATTCAATTTGTATTAGCAGCCCAAGGCTTTAATTCTATAGTCTATTCTCTACACTATGTTTTGGTTTTTTTGCCGGCCATTTTTATTGCTTTTATTTTTTCAGTCAGGTTACTTTTGGAAAAAAAAATTTTTTTGGCTAGCAATTTTATTTATAAAAATAAAGATATTTTTGTAGGTATGTTTTTGGTAGCCGTAGTCTATTTTTCCATATTTTTATCTCCCGTCAAAGATGTCCTAGCTGCAAATTTTGATAAAAATATCAATAATGTACGTTATGATATGTTAAAGACTGTTGGTCGTGATAGTAGTGTGATTGCTAGTTTAAATCTTTTACCCCAACTAAGCCAAAGACAGGTAGTCTATCCATTTAGCTACGCTTATATCGGCCGTAGTCAATTTTATATAAATAGCTTTGACTGGCCCTTGGTGGATTATATAATACTTGACTATGGAGAATCTATAGATATTTTGCAAGATTCCAAGTGGCTATTGGCCAAAGATAAGGTAGAGATAAATTTGCCAGAGCCTTTTCGAAAGAAGCTAGAAAATTATAATTTAGTGGAAGTAAAAGCCAATATATTATTGTGGCAAAAACGGGATATTAATCCTCAGCTAGAAAATAAAATACTGTATCAGACAGGCCAAAAGAGCTCAAAAACACAGGGACAATTAGTTTTTAAAAAATCAGAATTTATTCAGGATAAGGGAAAGAAATTAGCCTTAACTTTTAAACCAACAAATCTAAATAAACAATATTATATAATACGTTTTTATACAGACGATGATAGCTATGACCTGCCTATTGACTATGGATTATTTCCGGACAGTCAATGGCAGGACAGAGAGATGATATTTTTTTATTATCTAGAAGATCGTATAAAATCTTTTCAGATATTTGCTTTTGACGGTGTAAGTGTTCTAGACAAAAAGAGGTCGTCCTTCTTTGATATGAAGACCGAAGCACTTAGTAAAATAATATACCTAGATTTATAG
- a CDS encoding extracellular solute-binding protein: MRRFRIFTILLLFTLVLNSGFGCKWNPFRSDKELYQPVTLEYWGVWDTEAQLKTLIADYEKTHPTVKVNYRRFRYEEYERELLEAWADDRGPDIFAIPANWIKAYQHRIVVMPSAHKIPIYEIQGSIKSETVIVMRQFAGLSPQDIKIKYVPAVYDNIIVDEKIYGLPYSLDTLVTFYNLDMITKAGIAEPITDFFDLVDQTPKLTKATEGNQIIQSAVALGGTDNIPRFFDIFSSIMMQNGVNAKSETAFSPLDDKDSAQRLAQAFAFYTDFAKPGKASYSWNSDLENAFEMFAGGKLAYFFGYSYHADELRRRKTQFDWGITNFPQTRGAEITKYYANFWVNVVAKKSKNQDAAWNFVQTTASEDLVSKYLTENKKPTALRSLIDKQIANYDTSIFASQVLTADTWYRGYNINLAEQYLGDFIDKLLSGEYVLDDKNASLGLLVGQINQTYKEPQ, from the coding sequence ATGAGAAGGTTTAGAATTTTTACAATTTTATTATTATTTACCCTTGTTTTAAACAGTGGCTTTGGTTGCAAGTGGAATCCTTTTCGATCAGATAAGGAGCTTTACCAGCCGGTTACTTTGGAATACTGGGGTGTTTGGGATACAGAGGCTCAATTGAAAACATTGATTGCAGATTATGAAAAAACCCATCCGACTGTAAAAGTAAATTATAGACGTTTTCGTTATGAAGAATACGAACGCGAGCTTTTGGAAGCTTGGGCTGATGACAGAGGACCGGATATTTTTGCGATTCCAGCCAATTGGATAAAAGCTTATCAACATAGGATAGTAGTTATGCCCTCAGCTCACAAAATTCCAATATATGAAATACAGGGCTCTATAAAATCAGAAACTGTGATAGTGATGCGACAATTTGCCGGCTTGTCTCCTCAAGATATAAAGATTAAGTATGTTCCAGCAGTTTATGACAATATAATAGTTGATGAAAAAATATATGGTTTGCCGTATTCATTAGATACGCTAGTTACTTTTTATAATCTAGACATGATTACCAAAGCAGGTATAGCGGAACCAATTACTGACTTTTTTGATTTAGTGGATCAGACTCCAAAGCTGACTAAAGCAACAGAGGGCAATCAAATAATTCAATCAGCAGTTGCTCTTGGTGGTACTGATAATATACCTAGGTTTTTTGATATTTTTTCTTCTATCATGATGCAAAATGGGGTAAACGCTAAATCAGAGACGGCCTTTTCACCTTTAGACGATAAAGACTCTGCACAGAGACTTGCTCAAGCCTTTGCTTTTTATACAGATTTTGCCAAGCCGGGCAAAGCTAGTTATAGCTGGAATAGTGATTTGGAAAATGCCTTTGAGATGTTTGCTGGTGGCAAACTAGCTTATTTTTTTGGCTATAGTTATCATGCTGATGAATTAAGGCGTAGAAAGACTCAATTTGATTGGGGTATTACAAACTTTCCTCAAACTAGAGGCGCAGAAATTACCAAATATTATGCTAATTTTTGGGTTAATGTGGTTGCCAAAAAATCAAAAAATCAGGATGCAGCCTGGAATTTTGTCCAGACAACAGCTTCAGAGGATTTGGTATCAAAATATTTAACTGAAAATAAAAAGCCAACAGCTTTACGTTCTTTGATTGACAAGCAGATTGCTAATTATGATACTTCAATATTTGCTTCTCAGGTTTTGACTGCTGATACTTGGTATAGAGGTTACAATATTAATCTGGCTGAACAATACTTAGGAGATTTTATTGACAAGCTTTTATCAGGAGAATATGTTTTGGATGATAAAAACGCAAGCCTAGGTTTATTGGTTGGTCAGATAAATCAAACATATAAAGAACCGCAATGA